A genomic region of Ovis aries strain OAR_USU_Benz2616 breed Rambouillet chromosome 20, ARS-UI_Ramb_v3.0, whole genome shotgun sequence contains the following coding sequences:
- the CLPS gene encoding colipase: MEKVLVLLLVALAVAYAVPDPRGIIINLDDGELCLNSAQCNSKCCHRENGLSLARCAPKASENSECSAFTLYGVYYKCPCERGLTCNGDKTIVGSITNTNFGVCLDLGRDTE, encoded by the exons ATGGAAAAGGTCCTTGTCCTTCTGCTCGTTGCCCTCGCGGTAGCCTATGCGGTTCCCGACCCCCGGGGAATCATAATCAACCTG GATGACGGCGAGCTCTGCCTGAACAGTGCCCAGTGCAACAGCAAGTGCTGCCACCGGGAGAACGGCCTGAGCCTGGCCCGCTGCGCACCCAAGGCCAGCGAGAATAGCGAGTGCTCCGCCTTC ACGCTCTATGGGGTTTACTACAAGTGTCCCTGTGAGCGGGGCCTGACCTGCAACGGTGACAAGACCATCGTGGGctccatcaccaacaccaacTTCGGCGTCTGCCTTGATCTCGGACGTGACACAGAGTAA
- the LHFPL5 gene encoding LHFPL tetraspan subfamily member 5 protein, protein MVKLLPAQEAAKIYHTNYVRNSRAVGVMWGTLTICFSVLVMALFIQPYWIGDSVNTPQAGYFGLFSYCVGNVLSSELICKGGPLDFSSIPSRAFKTAMFFVALAMFLVIGSIICFSLFFVCNTATVYKICAWMQLAAATGLMIGCLVYPDGWDSSEVRRMCGEQTGKYTLGHCTIRWAFMLAILSIGDALILSFLAFVLGYRQDKLLPDDYKADGKEEV, encoded by the exons ATGGTAAAGTTGCTGCCTGCCCAGGAGGCAGCCAAGATCTACCACACCAACTACGTGCGTAACTCGAGGGCCGTGGGCGTGATGTGGGGCACGCTCACCATCTGCTTCTCCGTGCTGGTCATGGCGCTCTTCATCCAGCCCTACTGGATCGGTGACAGCGTCAACACGCCCCAGGCGGGCTACTTTGGCCTTTTCTCCTACTGCGTGGGCAACGTGCTGTCTTCTGAGCTTATCTGCAAGGGTGGCCCGCTGGACTTCTCCTCTATCCCTTCTAGAGCCTTCAAGACTGCCATGTTCTTTGTGGCCTTGGCCATGTTCCTCGTCATTGGCTCCATCATCTGCTTCAGCCTGTTCTTCGTCTGCAACACGGCCACTGTCTACAAGATCTGTGCGTGGATGCAGCTGGCTGCGG CCACAGGCCTGATGATCGGCTGCCTGGTCTACCCAGACGGCTGGGACTCAAGTGAGGTACGGCGCATGTGCGGGGAGCAGACAGGCAAATACACGCTGGGTCACTGCACCATCCGCTGGGCCTTCATGCTCGCCATCCTCAGCATTGGAGATGCTCTCATCCTCTCCTTCTTGGCCTTTGTGCTGGGCTACCGCCAGGACAAGCTGCTCCCTGATGACTATAAGGCTGATGGAAAAG AGGAAGTCTGA